Proteins encoded within one genomic window of Amycolatopsis nigrescens CSC17Ta-90:
- the ahcY gene encoding adenosylhomocysteinase: MTPESVAKRHDTRNGIEFAVADLEAAEFGRKEIRLAEHEMPGLMALRREYAEVYPLRGARVAGSLHMTVQTAVLIETLVALGAEVRWASCNIFSTQDHAAAAVVVGPHGTTEEPKGVPVFAWKGESLEEYWWCTERMLTWAGEGPNMILDDGGDATMLVHKGTTYEKAGVVPDPEENDPDEWKVFLGLLKSSVAADGGKWTRIGEGIHGVTEETTTGVLRLYQLAAAGELLFPAINVNDAVTKSKFDNRYGIRHSLVDGINRGTDVLIGGKVAVICGYGDVGKGAAESLRGQGARVIVTEIDPICALQAAMDGYQVKTLDNALAEADIVITTTGNKDVVTVEHMAKMKHQAILGNIGHFDNELDMAGLARYPGIQRVNIKPQVDEWIFPGGRTILVLSEGRLLNLGNATGHPSFVMSNSFSNQVIAQIELFTKHEEYDNEVFRLPKKLDEKVAKIHLDALGGELTKLTKEQAEYIDVDVEGPFKADHYRY; the protein is encoded by the coding sequence ATGACCCCCGAAAGCGTTGCCAAGCGGCACGACACCCGCAACGGCATCGAGTTCGCCGTGGCGGATCTGGAAGCGGCGGAGTTCGGCCGCAAGGAGATCCGTCTCGCCGAGCACGAGATGCCCGGTCTGATGGCGTTGCGCCGCGAGTACGCCGAGGTGTACCCGCTGCGTGGGGCACGGGTGGCCGGCTCGCTGCACATGACCGTGCAGACGGCGGTGCTGATCGAGACGCTGGTGGCGCTGGGCGCGGAGGTGCGATGGGCCTCCTGCAACATCTTCTCCACCCAGGACCACGCGGCCGCCGCGGTGGTGGTCGGCCCGCACGGCACCACCGAAGAGCCCAAGGGCGTGCCGGTCTTCGCGTGGAAGGGCGAGTCCCTCGAGGAGTACTGGTGGTGCACCGAGCGGATGCTCACCTGGGCCGGCGAGGGCCCGAACATGATCCTCGACGACGGCGGCGACGCGACCATGTTGGTGCACAAGGGAACCACCTACGAGAAGGCCGGGGTCGTGCCGGACCCCGAGGAGAACGATCCGGACGAGTGGAAGGTCTTCCTCGGCCTGCTCAAGAGCTCGGTCGCGGCGGACGGCGGCAAGTGGACCAGGATCGGTGAGGGCATCCACGGGGTCACCGAGGAGACCACCACCGGTGTGCTCCGGCTGTACCAGCTCGCGGCGGCCGGTGAGCTGCTGTTCCCGGCGATCAACGTGAACGACGCGGTCACCAAGAGCAAGTTCGACAACCGCTACGGGATCCGGCACTCGCTGGTGGACGGCATCAACCGCGGCACCGACGTGCTGATCGGCGGCAAGGTCGCGGTCATCTGCGGTTATGGGGACGTCGGCAAGGGCGCCGCGGAGTCGCTGCGCGGCCAGGGCGCGCGGGTGATCGTCACCGAGATCGACCCGATCTGCGCGTTGCAGGCCGCGATGGACGGCTACCAGGTCAAGACGCTGGACAACGCGTTGGCCGAGGCCGACATCGTGATCACCACCACCGGCAACAAGGACGTGGTGACCGTCGAGCACATGGCCAAGATGAAGCACCAGGCGATCCTGGGCAACATCGGCCACTTCGACAACGAGCTGGACATGGCCGGCCTTGCCCGTTACCCCGGCATCCAGCGGGTCAACATCAAGCCGCAGGTGGACGAGTGGATCTTCCCCGGCGGGCGGACCATCCTGGTGCTGTCCGAGGGCAGGCTGCTCAACCTCGGCAACGCGACCGGGCACCCGTCCTTCGTGATGTCGAACAGCTTCTCCAACCAGGTGATCGCGCAGATCGAGCTGTTCACCAAGCACGAGGAGTACGACAACGAGGTGTTCCGGCTGCCCAAGAAGCTGGACGAGAAGGTCGCGAAGATCCACCTCGACGCGCTCGGCGGTGAGCTGACCAAGCTGACCAAGGAGCAGGCCGAGTACATCGACGTCGACGTCGAAGGCCCGTTCAAGGCGGACCACTACCGCTACTGA
- a CDS encoding helix-turn-helix domain-containing protein encodes MLPDTNSIQLTEPGRRAPAEPLPKHLSEVLRGGDFHQALRLAIEHRGLSLARLRAHLQHRGIHIGQSTLSYWQRGIRHPEVPKALPAVRALEAVLQLPPDTLVVLIGPRTTRGRDHQMPISFTELQPGNLGSTTDRLLAELGAYPSTARYNADLEQLSAHDMITFDAEHRQASMETRLVTRARRTGPDRYVMVYTGDPECRIEETELRAGEGCRLGRMRRHAGEETLVVELLFDRKLAQGDVHVFSFEVRDGTGSASPGYYRVLRDQCANYLLQLFFAEGSLPVRCVRQFRTRGDALPVESEELLCSTGGVCSGWFQQCGPGLAGMAVEWQ; translated from the coding sequence GTGTTACCAGATACCAACTCGATCCAGCTCACCGAACCGGGCCGCCGCGCGCCGGCCGAACCGCTGCCGAAACACCTGAGCGAGGTGCTCCGCGGCGGCGACTTCCACCAGGCGCTGCGGCTGGCCATCGAACATCGCGGACTGTCACTGGCCAGGCTGCGCGCGCACCTGCAACACCGCGGCATCCACATCGGGCAGTCCACGCTGAGTTACTGGCAGCGCGGGATCCGGCATCCGGAGGTGCCCAAGGCGCTGCCCGCCGTCCGCGCGCTGGAGGCCGTGCTCCAGCTGCCGCCGGACACCCTGGTGGTGCTGATCGGCCCGCGCACCACCCGCGGCCGCGACCACCAGATGCCGATCTCGTTCACCGAGCTGCAGCCGGGCAACCTCGGCTCGACCACCGACCGGCTGCTCGCCGAGCTGGGCGCCTATCCGTCCACTGCCAGGTACAACGCCGACCTCGAACAGCTATCCGCGCACGACATGATCACCTTCGACGCGGAGCACCGGCAGGCCAGCATGGAGACCAGGCTGGTCACCAGGGCGCGGCGGACCGGTCCGGATCGCTACGTGATGGTCTACACCGGCGACCCGGAATGCCGGATCGAGGAGACCGAGCTGCGGGCCGGGGAGGGCTGCCGGCTCGGCCGGATGCGACGGCACGCCGGGGAGGAGACCCTGGTCGTCGAGCTGCTGTTCGACCGCAAGCTCGCCCAGGGCGACGTGCACGTGTTCAGCTTCGAGGTGCGGGACGGCACCGGCAGCGCCTCACCCGGCTACTACCGGGTGCTGCGCGACCAGTGCGCCAACTACCTGTTGCAGCTCTTCTTCGCGGAGGGGTCGTTGCCGGTGCGGTGCGTCCGCCAGTTCCGCACCAGGGGCGACGCGCTGCCGGTGGAGTCCGAGGAGCTGCTCTGTAGCACCGGCGGCGTCTGCAGCGGCTGGTTCCAACAGTGCGGCCCCGGCCTCGCCGGCATGGCCGTGGAATGGCAATGA
- a CDS encoding papain-like cysteine protease family protein yields the protein MPLSSPRVRAAAAAALSLWLLFQAPASAESQLIPGAHRADISMQAQQKDQWCWAAAGNTIAAFHGSSVTQTKFCQLAHNESGSDCRNNQGTLADPQRAFGKLGFASPGNYLNGRVNYSTVQSQTGNDQPIETRIGWSSGGGHMHVLYGYDTSKNWVYWGDPWPSSDRYNWATYSYYTSNGSFTWTHTLTGIAR from the coding sequence GTGCCTTTGAGCTCACCAAGAGTGCGCGCGGCCGCTGCCGCGGCCCTTTCCCTGTGGTTGCTCTTCCAGGCTCCGGCGAGTGCGGAGTCCCAGCTCATCCCCGGCGCGCATCGCGCCGACATCAGCATGCAGGCGCAGCAGAAGGACCAGTGGTGCTGGGCCGCGGCCGGCAACACCATCGCCGCCTTCCACGGCTCGTCGGTCACCCAGACCAAGTTCTGCCAGCTCGCGCACAACGAGAGCGGCAGCGACTGCCGGAACAACCAGGGCACGCTGGCCGACCCGCAGCGCGCCTTCGGCAAGCTCGGCTTCGCTTCGCCGGGCAACTACCTCAACGGCCGGGTGAACTACTCGACCGTGCAGTCCCAGACCGGCAACGACCAGCCCATCGAGACCAGGATCGGCTGGTCTTCCGGCGGTGGCCACATGCATGTCCTCTACGGCTACGACACCAGCAAGAACTGGGTGTACTGGGGCGATCCCTGGCCGTCGAGCGACCGCTACAACTGGGCGACCTACAGCTACTACACCAGCAACGGCAGCTTCACCTGGACGCACACCCTGACCGGAATCGCGAGGTGA
- a CDS encoding dTMP kinase, which translates to MGRLVVIEGLDGAGKRTLTERLTKALRSAGATVATLAFPRYGRSVYADLVHEALHRQHGDLGDSVYGMGLLYALDRRGAADEIRNALDGHDVLLLDRYVASNAAYQAARLHQGADGEVVEWVRALEIERFGLPVPDAHLLLRVSPELAAARAEQRARADSARTKDFFESDDGLQARCARVYDELAARNWLSGWHTIDGAAGVDTDALAEELLASHRTPG; encoded by the coding sequence GTGGGGCGACTAGTGGTGATCGAGGGCCTGGACGGGGCCGGCAAGCGCACCCTCACCGAGCGGCTGACGAAGGCGCTGCGAAGTGCGGGCGCTACCGTGGCGACCCTGGCGTTCCCGCGCTACGGCCGCAGCGTGTACGCCGACCTGGTGCACGAGGCGCTGCATCGGCAGCACGGCGACCTCGGCGATTCGGTCTACGGCATGGGACTGCTCTACGCGCTGGACCGGCGCGGCGCCGCGGACGAGATCCGGAACGCGCTGGATGGTCACGATGTGCTGCTGCTCGACCGGTATGTGGCCTCGAACGCGGCGTACCAGGCGGCCAGGCTGCACCAGGGCGCGGATGGCGAGGTCGTCGAATGGGTGCGCGCGCTGGAGATCGAGCGGTTCGGCCTGCCGGTGCCGGACGCGCACCTGCTGCTCCGGGTGAGCCCCGAGCTGGCCGCCGCCCGTGCCGAACAGCGCGCGCGGGCGGATTCCGCTCGTACCAAGGACTTCTTCGAGTCCGATGACGGGCTGCAGGCCCGGTGCGCGAGGGTCTACGACGAGCTCGCGGCCAGGAATTGGCTGTCCGGCTGGCACACCATCGACGGTGCCGCCGGGGTCGACACGGATGCTCTTGCCGAAGAACTGCTGGCCTCGCATCGGACTCCGGGCTGA
- a CDS encoding DUF6221 family protein — MSIVSFLRARIHEDESRAARGVTGGLLTPQRVLAECRSKRLILDTLERERREAATGDDLEWFLEAESSAISWLLGESAEQKSKVLMRQILRAMALPYSGHPDYRRDWLPS, encoded by the coding sequence ATGTCGATTGTGTCCTTTCTGCGCGCGCGGATCCACGAAGACGAAAGCCGTGCCGCGCGTGGTGTCACCGGCGGTCTGCTGACGCCGCAACGGGTGCTCGCCGAGTGCCGGTCGAAACGCCTCATTCTGGACACGCTCGAACGCGAGCGCCGCGAAGCCGCCACGGGGGACGACCTCGAGTGGTTCCTCGAAGCGGAGTCCTCGGCCATTTCCTGGCTGCTCGGCGAGAGCGCGGAGCAGAAGTCCAAGGTGCTGATGCGGCAGATCCTGCGGGCGATGGCGCTGCCCTACTCCGGGCATCCCGACTACCGCCGGGATTGGCTCCCGTCCTGA
- a CDS encoding FAD-dependent oxidoreductase: MAGRPRVVIIGAGIVGCALADELTERGWTDLVVLEQGEPFGAGAPAPGLVFQTSGAKTLTEFARYTVAKYTGLTLDGRWCFQQLGGLEVATTPSRWAELRRRHGWAASWGVRGYLREPGECAELHPLLDSGKVLGGFHVPSDGLACPSRAAEAQARRAIGRGARFLSGQRVTAIERAAGRVTGVRTGSDHFRANVVISCAGTDGPLIGSMVDLAVPLVPMAHQYATTNPLSVLAGQNDFRTEASKPILRHPDAGLSFREHIDRLGIGAHRHRPLPVDPGAAVPEFNPEDFEPSWTAAADLLPALGDTKIEHGVHRLSAFTADGMPLLGEHPGLDGFWVAEAVRVAHSAGVARAMAEWMVDGQPAQDLHSCDLARFEQAQLSPGYVRARGSRSFTEVYEIRHPRRPSGPPRPLRTSPFYERQVELGAHFLESGGWERPQWYQANAELPEVEGIPERNEWAARHWSPIAGAEALVARQRVAMFDLTPAKRLEVTGPGALSFLQALTTNQLDREPGSVSYTLLLGEHGGIRSDLTVARFGREWFQVGVNSSLDLDWFRRHLPGDGTVQVRETTAGTCCIGLWGPQSRLLLQPLSTTDFAHRALGYFKAVQAFIGEVPVTALRLSSVGELGWELCTGADMGRRLWDTLWEAGQRFGVIAAGREAFDSMRLEKGRRVWGVDMTTEHDPYEVGLGFAVKPAKGYFIGCNALAGRSAETVTRRLTCLTVDDPRATLLGSEPVYADGRPAGYVTSAAYGYTIGRNIAYAWLPAAVAVPGRPLRIGYFGELVPAVVAEEPLFDPGMGRMLA; this comes from the coding sequence ATGGCCGGCAGACCCCGGGTCGTGATCATCGGTGCCGGCATCGTCGGCTGCGCGCTGGCGGACGAGCTGACCGAGCGCGGCTGGACCGACCTGGTGGTGCTGGAGCAGGGCGAGCCGTTCGGCGCCGGCGCGCCCGCCCCTGGGCTGGTGTTCCAGACCAGCGGCGCCAAGACGCTGACCGAGTTCGCGCGGTACACCGTGGCCAAGTACACCGGCCTGACCCTGGACGGGCGGTGGTGCTTCCAGCAGCTCGGCGGCCTGGAGGTGGCCACCACCCCGTCGCGCTGGGCGGAGCTGCGACGCCGGCACGGTTGGGCCGCCTCCTGGGGCGTGCGCGGCTACCTGCGCGAACCAGGCGAATGCGCCGAGCTGCACCCGTTGCTGGACTCCGGCAAGGTGCTCGGCGGGTTCCACGTGCCCAGCGACGGACTGGCCTGCCCGTCGCGGGCGGCCGAGGCGCAGGCGAGGCGGGCGATCGGGCGCGGGGCGCGGTTCCTGTCCGGGCAGCGGGTCACCGCGATCGAGCGCGCGGCCGGCCGGGTCACCGGGGTGCGGACCGGCAGTGATCACTTCCGGGCGAACGTGGTGATCTCCTGCGCCGGGACCGACGGCCCGCTGATCGGCTCGATGGTCGACCTGGCGGTGCCGCTGGTGCCGATGGCGCACCAGTACGCGACCACCAACCCGCTGTCCGTGCTGGCCGGGCAGAACGACTTCCGCACCGAGGCGAGCAAGCCGATCCTGCGCCACCCCGACGCCGGGCTGTCCTTCCGCGAGCACATCGACCGGCTCGGCATCGGGGCGCACCGGCACCGGCCGCTGCCGGTCGACCCCGGGGCGGCCGTGCCGGAGTTCAACCCGGAGGACTTCGAGCCGTCCTGGACCGCGGCGGCCGACCTGCTGCCGGCACTCGGCGACACCAAGATCGAGCACGGCGTCCACCGGCTCTCCGCCTTCACCGCCGACGGCATGCCGCTGCTCGGCGAGCATCCCGGCCTGGACGGGTTCTGGGTCGCCGAAGCGGTGCGGGTCGCGCACTCCGCCGGGGTCGCCCGCGCGATGGCCGAGTGGATGGTGGACGGGCAGCCGGCCCAAGACCTGCATTCCTGCGACCTGGCCAGGTTCGAGCAGGCACAGCTCTCGCCGGGCTACGTGCGCGCACGCGGCTCCCGGTCGTTCACCGAGGTCTACGAGATCAGGCATCCCCGCCGGCCGTCCGGGCCACCGCGGCCGTTGCGCACCAGCCCGTTCTACGAGCGCCAGGTCGAGCTGGGCGCGCACTTCCTGGAGTCCGGCGGCTGGGAACGCCCGCAGTGGTACCAGGCCAACGCCGAGCTGCCCGAAGTCGAAGGCATCCCGGAACGCAACGAATGGGCCGCGCGGCACTGGTCTCCGATCGCCGGGGCGGAGGCGCTGGTGGCCAGGCAGCGGGTGGCGATGTTCGACCTGACCCCGGCGAAACGCCTGGAGGTCACCGGGCCCGGCGCGCTGTCCTTCCTGCAGGCGCTGACCACCAACCAGCTGGACCGCGAACCCGGCTCGGTCAGCTACACCCTGCTGCTCGGCGAGCACGGCGGGATCCGCAGCGACCTGACCGTGGCCAGGTTTGGCCGGGAATGGTTCCAGGTCGGCGTGAACAGCAGCCTCGACCTGGACTGGTTCCGGCGGCACCTGCCCGGCGACGGCACCGTGCAGGTGCGCGAGACCACCGCGGGCACCTGCTGCATCGGGCTGTGGGGCCCGCAGTCGAGGCTGCTGCTCCAGCCACTGTCCACAACGGACTTCGCACACCGGGCACTCGGCTATTTCAAGGCGGTGCAGGCGTTCATCGGCGAAGTGCCGGTCACCGCACTGCGACTGTCCTCTGTGGGCGAACTCGGCTGGGAGCTCTGCACCGGCGCGGACATGGGCCGGCGGCTCTGGGACACGCTCTGGGAGGCGGGACAGCGGTTCGGCGTGATCGCGGCCGGCCGCGAGGCGTTCGACAGCATGCGGTTGGAGAAGGGCCGCCGCGTCTGGGGCGTCGACATGACCACCGAACACGATCCCTACGAGGTCGGGCTCGGCTTCGCGGTCAAGCCGGCCAAGGGTTACTTCATCGGCTGCAACGCGCTGGCCGGCAGGTCCGCCGAGACGGTCACCCGCAGGCTGACCTGCCTGACCGTGGACGACCCGCGGGCCACCCTGCTCGGCAGCGAACCGGTGTACGCCGACGGCCGCCCCGCCGGCTACGTGACCAGTGCCGCCTACGGCTACACGATCGGCCGGAACATCGCCTACGCCTGGCTGCCGGCCGCGGTGGCGGTGCCGGGACGGCCGCTGCGAATCGGGTACTTCGGGGAGCTGGTGCCGGCAGTGGTCGCCGAAGAGCCCCTGTTCGACCCCGGGATGGGCCGGATGCTCGCCTGA
- a CDS encoding IclR family transcriptional regulator gives MRNQDSGGNAAPSQVQSVDRAISVLEMLARNGEAGITEIAGELGVHKSTASRLVSVLEARGLVEQLGERGKYAIGFGIVRLAGAATGRMDLAKLGRPACQQLAESLGETVNIAIADEGVAINISQARGSAAITTQNWTGQRTPLHATSSGKILLAYMDDTERRRLLRRKLEQYTPRTTTDAADLSTELERIAEDGYAACFEELELGMHAVAVPIHGPGGEVVAAISASGPSYRLSRQRVRQILRPMTEAAGELSEQLGYVAE, from the coding sequence ATGCGGAACCAGGATTCGGGCGGCAACGCCGCCCCCAGCCAGGTCCAATCGGTGGATCGCGCGATCAGCGTGCTCGAGATGCTCGCCCGCAACGGCGAAGCCGGGATCACCGAGATCGCCGGTGAGCTCGGCGTGCACAAGTCAACCGCGTCCAGACTGGTCAGCGTGCTGGAGGCGCGCGGGTTGGTGGAGCAACTCGGCGAGCGCGGCAAGTACGCGATCGGCTTCGGCATCGTCCGGCTGGCCGGTGCCGCCACCGGCCGGATGGACCTGGCCAAACTCGGCAGGCCGGCCTGCCAGCAGCTGGCCGAGTCGCTCGGCGAGACGGTGAACATCGCGATCGCCGACGAGGGCGTCGCGATCAACATCAGCCAGGCCCGCGGCTCGGCCGCGATCACCACCCAGAACTGGACCGGCCAGCGCACCCCGCTGCACGCCACCTCCAGCGGCAAGATCCTGCTGGCGTACATGGACGACACCGAACGGCGGCGGCTGCTGCGCCGGAAGCTGGAGCAGTACACCCCGCGCACCACCACCGACGCCGCCGACCTCAGCACCGAGCTGGAGCGGATCGCCGAGGACGGTTACGCCGCCTGCTTCGAGGAGCTGGAGCTGGGCATGCACGCGGTCGCGGTGCCGATCCACGGCCCCGGCGGCGAGGTGGTCGCGGCGATCAGCGCCTCCGGGCCGTCCTACCGGCTGTCCAGGCAGCGGGTGCGCCAGATCCTGCGGCCGATGACCGAGGCGGCCGGCGAGCTGTCCGAGCAGCTGGGCTACGTAGCGGAGTAA
- a CDS encoding bifunctional 3-phenylpropionate/cinnamic acid dioxygenase ferredoxin subunit, with protein sequence MIRACDVVDLPEGEAVRLPGPVPVSVFHTEEGFFAIDDTCSHQDASLADGWIEGCFVECPLHAALFDLRTGMPTCLPAKRPVRTHQVVVVDGAIYVDTGLLEETA encoded by the coding sequence ATGATTCGAGCCTGCGACGTCGTCGATCTTCCCGAGGGGGAAGCGGTCCGCCTGCCGGGCCCGGTGCCCGTCTCGGTCTTCCATACCGAGGAAGGCTTTTTCGCCATCGACGACACCTGCAGCCATCAGGACGCGTCACTGGCGGACGGCTGGATCGAGGGCTGCTTCGTCGAATGCCCGCTGCACGCGGCGCTGTTCGACCTGCGCACCGGGATGCCAACCTGCCTGCCGGCCAAGCGGCCGGTGCGGACTCATCAGGTCGTGGTCGTCGACGGCGCCATCTATGTGGACACCGGACTGCTCGAGGAGACCGCGTGA
- a CDS encoding NAD(P)/FAD-dependent oxidoreductase — translation MKTIAIVGTSLAGLSSARALRAQGFDGRLVLIGEEPHRPYDRPPLSKDFLLGRMTAEELELGDAADLLELNAQWYLGKRAVRLDMAAGAVTLSDGTEIDCDGVLVATGASPRTLAGTGFPAEFGVHTLRTLDDAKALRAELACGARVVVIGAGFIGAEVASACRTLGCEVTVVEAAPVPLAGVLGERMGRLCADLHGEHGVRLITGTGVAGLSGGSAAGTASVLTGVRLTDGRELPADVVVAGIGARPNTGWLAGSGLAVDDGVLCDSGCLTANPRVAAAGDVARYRCPHTGRLARAEHWTAAAEQPAVAVRNLLAGGTVEQYARPGYFWSDLYGQRIQFAGSAEGHDELQVVDGALTERKFVVTYHRGGNVVGVLAMNSPRPFTRLRRSLNRPPMMVHPG, via the coding sequence GTGAAGACGATCGCGATCGTCGGCACCTCGCTGGCCGGCCTTTCTTCGGCGCGCGCCCTGCGCGCGCAGGGCTTCGACGGCAGGCTGGTGCTGATCGGCGAGGAGCCGCACCGGCCGTACGACCGGCCGCCGCTGTCCAAGGACTTCCTGCTCGGCCGGATGACCGCCGAGGAGCTCGAACTCGGTGACGCGGCGGATCTGCTGGAGCTGAATGCCCAGTGGTACCTGGGAAAGCGGGCGGTCAGGCTGGACATGGCGGCGGGTGCCGTCACGCTGTCCGACGGCACCGAGATCGACTGCGACGGCGTGCTGGTCGCGACTGGTGCGAGCCCGAGAACCCTTGCTGGCACTGGGTTTCCGGCGGAATTCGGGGTGCACACGCTGCGCACGCTGGACGACGCCAAGGCGCTGCGCGCCGAACTGGCCTGCGGAGCACGGGTGGTGGTGATCGGCGCCGGGTTCATCGGCGCCGAGGTGGCCTCGGCCTGCCGGACGCTCGGCTGCGAGGTGACCGTGGTGGAGGCCGCGCCGGTGCCGCTGGCCGGGGTGCTCGGCGAGCGGATGGGCCGGCTCTGCGCGGACCTGCACGGCGAGCACGGCGTCCGGCTGATCACCGGAACCGGGGTCGCGGGACTTTCCGGCGGGAGCGCGGCGGGCACGGCTTCGGTGCTGACCGGGGTGCGGCTGACCGACGGCCGGGAGCTGCCCGCCGACGTGGTGGTGGCCGGTATCGGCGCCCGGCCGAACACCGGCTGGCTCGCCGGTTCCGGGCTCGCCGTCGACGACGGGGTGCTGTGCGACTCCGGCTGCTTGACCGCCAACCCCAGGGTGGCCGCGGCCGGCGACGTCGCCAGGTACCGGTGTCCCCATACCGGGCGCTTGGCGCGGGCCGAGCATTGGACGGCCGCCGCCGAGCAGCCCGCCGTCGCGGTGCGGAATCTGCTCGCCGGCGGCACGGTCGAGCAGTACGCCAGGCCGGGCTATTTCTGGTCCGACCTCTATGGACAGCGGATCCAGTTCGCCGGCAGCGCCGAGGGTCACGACGAGTTACAAGTAGTCGACGGCGCGTTGACGGAACGGAAATTCGTCGTCACCTATCACCGCGGCGGAAATGTCGTCGGCGTGCTCGCGATGAACAGCCCGCGACCGTTCACCCGGCTGCGCCGTAGCCTGAACCGGCCCCCGATGATGGTCCATCCGGGCTAA
- the mtrA gene encoding MtrAB system response regulator MtrA — protein sequence MKARVLVVDDDPALAEMLTIVLRGEGFDTAVVPDGSRALPALRELKPDLVLLDLMLPGMNGIDVCKAIRAESGVPIVMLTAKSDTVDIVLGLESGADDYVVKPFKPKELVARVRARMRRTDAEPAESLGIGDLTIDVPGHEVTREGKAIPLTPLEFDLLVALARKPRQVFTREVLLEQVWGYRHAADTRLVNVHVQRLRSKVEKDPEHPEVVLTVRGVGYKAGPP from the coding sequence ATGAAGGCACGTGTTCTGGTGGTCGACGACGACCCTGCTCTTGCGGAGATGCTCACCATCGTCCTGCGCGGGGAGGGCTTCGACACCGCCGTGGTGCCGGACGGTTCCCGCGCGCTGCCCGCGCTGCGGGAGCTGAAACCCGATCTCGTGCTGCTCGATCTGATGCTGCCCGGGATGAACGGGATCGACGTGTGCAAGGCGATCCGCGCCGAGTCCGGGGTGCCGATCGTGATGCTCACCGCGAAGAGCGACACCGTGGACATCGTGCTCGGCCTGGAGTCCGGCGCGGACGACTACGTGGTCAAGCCGTTCAAGCCGAAGGAACTGGTCGCCAGGGTGCGGGCCAGGATGCGGCGGACCGACGCCGAGCCGGCCGAGTCGCTCGGCATCGGCGACCTCACCATCGACGTGCCCGGCCACGAGGTGACCAGGGAGGGCAAGGCCATCCCGCTCACCCCGCTGGAGTTCGACCTGCTGGTCGCGCTGGCCCGCAAGCCGCGCCAGGTGTTCACCCGCGAGGTGCTGCTGGAGCAGGTCTGGGGCTACCGGCACGCGGCCGACACCCGGCTGGTGAACGTGCACGTCCAGCGGCTGCGCTCCAAGGTGGAGAAGGATCCGGAACACCCCGAGGTGGTGTTGACGGTGCGCGGCGTGGGGTATAAAGCGGGCCCACCGTGA